In Amia ocellicauda isolate fAmiCal2 chromosome 7, fAmiCal2.hap1, whole genome shotgun sequence, one genomic interval encodes:
- the LOC136753659 gene encoding organic solute transporter subunit alpha, which yields MTRNDNCNMTGAEILLSAEFFKVIRKELWLFLLPGAMALILLALFLEEMGFFLRNVVSSRRRHLYLWIMGMYPVWGMMSIIALYVPRSSSLCNFFASLYHSITLLKFMGLITDFFGGKARMLEVLDGQKVSPDPFPCCCCCCLPMITINRSNLAWMSAAVLQLSVVRTILFFITLVLWSDEQYDYGDVDYVNPNSYINVIIGVSTFLSFYGYLLFYKATKKALPGYGLRVKFICIIVVLFLCGLQSSILETMGALRIIPCTPPFSDLMRSQLIYHYTVIVEMFCIGVFARHAFRKVEPCPEVSVSSGASPVGRQKEKAVQTEDVWPLGGRFSVTKEDAWPGGGGAGGAWNHGYNSDSEDSLCRIEHAPLDRFPFPLHTPARTLQAPPAPASPTNPEETRNPKHSMENHSVELNTMTVIAEINCNRTSEATVV from the exons ATGACGCGGAATGACAACTGCAACATGACGGGAGCAGAGATCCTCTTGTCTGCCGAGTTCTTCAAAG TGATTAGGAAGGAGCTGTGGTTGTTCCTGCTGCCCGGTGCAATGGCCCTCATCCTGCTGGCCTTGTTCCTGGAGGAGATGGGCTTCTTCCTGCGAAACGTGGTGTCCTCCAGACGCAGGCACCTCTATCTCTGGATCATGGGCATGTACCCG GTGTGGGGGATGATGTCCATCATCGCTCTCTATGTTCCTCGTTCCTCATCGCTTTGCAATTTCTTTGCTTCCCT gTACCACTCCATTACTTTGCTCAAGTTCATGGGTCTCATCACAGACTTCTTTGGGGGCAAGGCTAGGATGCTGGAGGTATTGGATGGACAAAAGGTTTCTCCGGATCCCTTTccctgctgttgctgctgctgtctaCCTATGATCACCATCAACAG GTCGAATTTGGCCTGGATGAGTGCGGCTGTTCTTCAGCTCTCTGTAGTGCGGACCATCCTCTTCTTCATCACACTGGTTCTGTGGTCCGATGAGCAGTATGACTACGGAGAT GTCGACTATGTAAATCCCAACTCCTACATCAATGTTATCATCGGAGTGTCTACCTTCCTCTCCTTCTACGGCTACCTTCTATTCTACAAGGCTACCAAGAAAGCATTGCCTGGCTATGGACTACGCGTGAAGTTCATCTGCATCATCGTGGTCCTGTTCCTCTGTGGGCTTCAGAGCAGCATCTTGGAAACCATGGGAGCCCTCAGAATCATACCTTGCACCCCACCCTTTTCTGACCTCATGCGATCCCAAT TGATCTACCACTACACGGTCATTGTGGAAATGTTCTGCATCGGTGTCTTCGCACGCCACGCATTCCGCAAGGTGGAGCCCTGCCCTGAAGTAAGCGTGTCTTCGGGGGCATCACCAGTGGGGCGGCAGAAGGAGAAGGCGGTGCAGACAGAGGATGTGTGGCCTCTGGGGGGCCGGTTCTCTGTGACGAAAGAAGATGCCTGGCCAGGCGGCGGGGGGGCCGGGGGCGCCTGGAACCACGGCTACAACAGCGACAGTGAGGACAGTTTGTGCAGGATTGAGCACGCCCCCTTGGATCGCTTCCCCTTCCCCCTCCACACCCCCGCACGGACCCTACAAGCACCTCCAGCCCCAGCCAGCCCCACTAACCCAGAGGAAACCAGGAATCCCAAGCATTCAATGGAGAATCACTCAGTGGAGCTAAACACCATGACTGTCATAGCAGAAATCAACTGCAACAGAACCAGCGAGGCTACTGTCGTGTAG